A genomic stretch from Acetobacter ascendens includes:
- the nuoL gene encoding NADH-quinone oxidoreductase subunit L, giving the protein MQPDLNLFSAAVLTPLVGATVAGLGGRLMGDTLAKAVTLVCMGIATLCAIGALWGGWLAGFGHSTVHLGQWVHAGGFDATWTLRFDALSATMVAMVLVVSLLVHCYSLGYMSHDSMPTYRFFSYLSLFTFAMLMLVSSNDLIQLFFGWEGVGLASYLLIGYWYDRPSATAAAIKAFVVNRVADLFFLVGIGLIYVLFHTVQYDAIFAQVPQVLNASYTLFGISFRMLEVICLLLFVGAMGKSAQLFLHTWLPDAMEGPTPVSALIHAATMVTAGVFLMARMSPLLEFAPATRTFIILIGATTCFFAATVGMVQPDIKRTIAYSTCSQLGYMFAAVGVGAYQASVFHLTTHAFFKALLFLGAGSVIHAMHDEQNMFKMGGLWKKLPLTYTVMWIGSLALAGVFPFAGYWSKDAILNALWSTGSSASMYAWSLGTITAFLTAFYSWRLIFLVFHGQAADTHARDAAHESPAVMSVPLVLLAFGAVVAGILLAPFYIGTHQIGFWEGAIFNAPDNAIMENLEHVPGIVAILPSLAGLAGIALAVLCYVLNPALPTNMARACGPLYRFLLNKWYFDELYDAIFVRPYTAIARVLWKDGEEGVVEAVPHDVVQAARTSAAQAVKLQTGSIAIYAFTVLAGLVVLLTVALCG; this is encoded by the coding sequence ATGCAGCCCGATCTTAACCTCTTTTCCGCCGCTGTTCTTACACCGCTTGTAGGGGCTACCGTAGCTGGTCTTGGTGGTCGCCTCATGGGCGATACTTTAGCCAAAGCCGTTACCCTTGTGTGCATGGGCATTGCGACGCTTTGTGCTATTGGGGCTTTGTGGGGGGGATGGCTTGCTGGTTTTGGCCATTCCACAGTGCATCTTGGACAATGGGTTCATGCTGGTGGGTTTGATGCCACGTGGACGCTAAGGTTTGATGCGCTATCTGCCACTATGGTGGCAATGGTGCTTGTGGTTTCGTTGCTGGTGCATTGTTACAGCCTTGGCTACATGAGCCATGACTCCATGCCCACATACAGGTTTTTTTCTTATCTTTCCTTATTCACCTTTGCCATGCTTATGCTGGTTTCTTCTAATGATCTGATCCAGCTTTTTTTCGGATGGGAAGGGGTGGGGCTCGCCAGTTATCTGTTGATTGGCTACTGGTATGATCGCCCATCCGCAACAGCCGCAGCTATCAAGGCGTTTGTGGTCAACCGCGTGGCGGATCTATTCTTCCTTGTAGGCATCGGGCTGATTTATGTGCTGTTCCATACCGTGCAGTATGATGCCATTTTTGCACAGGTTCCGCAGGTTCTGAACGCATCCTACACGCTGTTTGGTATTTCCTTCCGTATGTTGGAAGTTATCTGCCTGCTGCTATTTGTGGGGGCTATGGGTAAATCGGCTCAGTTGTTTCTGCACACATGGTTGCCAGATGCAATGGAAGGCCCAACGCCTGTATCTGCCCTTATTCATGCGGCCACAATGGTTACGGCAGGTGTGTTTCTTATGGCGCGTATGTCTCCATTGTTAGAGTTTGCGCCTGCAACACGCACATTCATTATTCTTATTGGTGCAACAACCTGCTTTTTTGCTGCAACGGTGGGTATGGTGCAGCCAGATATCAAACGCACCATTGCGTATTCTACCTGTTCCCAGCTTGGTTACATGTTTGCCGCAGTAGGTGTGGGAGCGTATCAGGCTTCGGTTTTTCATCTGACAACACATGCCTTTTTCAAAGCGCTTCTGTTTCTTGGTGCTGGTTCCGTTATCCATGCCATGCATGATGAACAAAACATGTTTAAGATGGGCGGTTTATGGAAAAAGCTGCCACTCACCTACACAGTCATGTGGATAGGCAGCTTGGCACTTGCTGGTGTGTTTCCGTTTGCAGGCTATTGGTCCAAGGATGCCATTCTGAATGCGCTGTGGTCCACCGGTTCTTCGGCTAGCATGTATGCGTGGAGCTTGGGCACGATCACTGCGTTTCTCACGGCTTTTTATAGCTGGCGGCTTATTTTTCTGGTGTTTCATGGTCAGGCAGCGGATACCCATGCGCGGGATGCAGCACATGAAAGTCCAGCCGTTATGAGTGTACCTTTGGTGCTATTGGCTTTTGGCGCTGTTGTTGCGGGTATTCTTTTGGCTCCATTTTACATTGGCACGCACCAGATCGGTTTCTGGGAAGGGGCCATTTTCAATGCTCCAGATAATGCAATTATGGAAAATCTGGAGCATGTGCCTGGCATTGTTGCCATCTTGCCCTCTTTGGCGGGTCTGGCCGGTATTGCGTTAGCTGTGCTGTGTTATGTGCTGAACCCTGCTTTGCCAACCAATATGGCGCGGGCTTGCGGGCCGCTTTACCGCTTCTTACTGAACAAATGGTATTTTGATGAATTGTATGATGCCATTTTTGTGCGTCCCTATACGGCAATTGCACGTGTTCTCTGGAAAGATGGGGAAGAAGGCGTGGTGGAAGCCGTGCCGCATGATGTGGTGCAGGCTGCGCGTACAAGTGCAGCTCAAGCGGTAAAGCTGCAAACAGGATCTATCGCCATTTATGCCTTTACGGTGCTGGCCGGGTTGGTTGTGCTGTTAACCGTGGCACTGTGTGGTTGA
- the nuoN gene encoding NADH-quinone oxidoreductase subunit NuoN: MSMTSFNWTIAVPEIVLALSGIVILVAGVLQRKGEGFFSSAMLSIAAFAVSGSLVLLSPMGEGYAGTFVNDGFARFMKMLILAGALVAVALTFSYRTRDKTTLPFETPVLMLFSTLGAMIMASSANLMTLFVGLELSSLSIYILCAMERDSVLSSEAGLKYFVLGSLASGLLLYGISLVYGYAGTMEYTGLVAAIRASGALPMGLIVGIVFIVTGLCFKLSAVPFHMWTPDVYQGAPTPVTAYMAGAPKFAAFALFLRVMAGPFGTVAPRWQILIETVSVLSMVYGAFAAIPQGNIKRLMAYSSIGHMGYAMMGLAAASLAGIQATLIYLAAYFVMNAGVFACITAMRRKGREVVSISDLAGLGRTDPAMAAVLALFMFSMVGAPPLAGFFGKFLVFAAAWQSGLYVLVVIGALSSIVGAYYYLRIVKVMYFDSPAEVLDRPAPSLLFVSGSMGLATALFVAGMGPLMAWAHQAALALGG; encoded by the coding sequence ATGAGTATGACCAGCTTTAACTGGACAATAGCAGTGCCAGAAATTGTGCTTGCGTTGTCTGGCATTGTTATTCTGGTAGCCGGTGTATTACAGCGGAAAGGGGAGGGGTTTTTCTCTTCTGCCATGCTGAGCATTGCAGCATTTGCCGTATCCGGGTCTCTGGTGCTGCTTTCACCAATGGGGGAAGGGTATGCAGGCACCTTTGTGAATGATGGTTTTGCTCGCTTCATGAAGATGCTGATACTGGCAGGTGCATTGGTCGCTGTGGCGCTAACGTTTAGTTACCGTACGCGGGATAAAACTACCCTGCCGTTTGAAACTCCGGTGCTGATGCTGTTTTCAACTTTAGGCGCGATGATCATGGCATCTTCCGCCAATTTGATGACACTGTTTGTGGGGTTGGAACTCTCATCTCTGTCCATTTACATTTTGTGTGCGATGGAGCGGGATAGCGTGCTGTCATCAGAAGCCGGGTTGAAGTATTTCGTACTTGGGTCTTTGGCTTCTGGTTTGCTGCTCTATGGTATTTCGCTGGTGTATGGTTATGCAGGCACCATGGAATATACAGGGTTGGTAGCGGCCATTCGAGCTTCAGGCGCTCTGCCAATGGGGCTGATTGTCGGGATTGTTTTTATTGTTACCGGCCTGTGCTTCAAACTCTCAGCCGTGCCGTTTCATATGTGGACGCCAGATGTCTATCAAGGTGCGCCCACTCCAGTAACAGCTTATATGGCAGGGGCTCCAAAATTTGCAGCTTTTGCGTTGTTCTTGCGTGTTATGGCTGGGCCGTTTGGCACAGTCGCTCCGCGCTGGCAGATCTTGATAGAAACCGTTTCCGTGCTGTCCATGGTGTACGGGGCTTTTGCAGCTATTCCTCAAGGCAATATCAAACGCCTGATGGCATATTCCTCCATTGGTCATATGGGATACGCCATGATGGGGCTGGCGGCAGCATCGCTTGCAGGCATACAGGCCACGCTTATTTATTTGGCGGCTTATTTTGTGATGAATGCAGGTGTATTTGCCTGCATTACGGCGATGCGACGGAAAGGGCGTGAGGTTGTAAGCATTTCCGATCTGGCAGGCCTTGGGCGTACAGATCCGGCAATGGCTGCTGTTTTGGCGTTGTTTATGTTCAGCATGGTGGGGGCACCACCTTTGGCTGGTTTCTTTGGTAAATTTCTGGTTTTTGCCGCGGCTTGGCAGTCTGGCCTTTACGTACTGGTGGTAATTGGCGCACTCTCCAGCATAGTTGGTGCGTATTATTATCTGCGGATTGTGAAGGTGATGTATTTTGATAGCCCAGCAGAAGTGCTGGATCGTCCTGCCCCTAGCCTGTTATTTGTTTCCGGCAGCATGGGTTTGGCAACTGCCTTGTTTGTTGCAGGAATGGGCCCTCTCATGGCATGGGCGCATCAGGCCGCACTTGCTCTGGGCGGATGA
- the nuoK gene encoding NADH-quinone oxidoreductase subunit NuoK, protein MTSAIAPIGIGPYLFVSAALLVLGVFGIFLNRKNVIILLMSMELILLSANLNLVAFSSAHGDLSGQVMVLFVLTIAAAEAAIGLAIVTVYFRNRGSIQVEDVTMMKG, encoded by the coding sequence ATGACATCCGCGATCGCTCCCATAGGTATTGGGCCTTATCTTTTTGTTAGCGCGGCACTGCTGGTTCTGGGTGTGTTTGGTATTTTTCTAAACCGCAAGAACGTCATCATCCTGCTGATGTCCATGGAACTCATTCTGCTTTCGGCCAATCTCAACCTTGTTGCATTTTCTTCTGCGCATGGAGATTTGTCTGGGCAGGTCATGGTCCTGTTTGTGCTTACAATTGCCGCAGCAGAAGCTGCCATCGGTCTGGCTATTGTTACGGTGTATTTCCGTAATCGTGGGTCCATCCAGGTCGAAGACGTGACGATGATGAAGGGATGA
- a CDS encoding NADH-quinone oxidoreductase subunit J, translated as MAGGWPMMAQLVFYVFATVLLFSAVMVISARNPVHSVLFLILAFFNAAGLFLVAGAEFLAMLLVIVYVGAVAVLFLFVVMMLDIDFSSLREGFQKHAPLGVCVGGVLFAELLMAFSNWKMAPANIVAPLNPAPQLTNTEALGTVIYTHYVFLFQACGLVLLVAMIGAIVLTLRERATGRRQNIDKQHARTVEETLELVQLPLGENVFESGGFLRPKGSYYETAVPGSYGSGNQAVAEKEENRP; from the coding sequence ATGGCAGGAGGTTGGCCAATGATGGCACAGCTTGTTTTCTACGTTTTTGCAACGGTGCTGCTGTTTTCGGCTGTAATGGTCATTAGCGCACGTAACCCGGTGCATTCCGTACTTTTTCTTATCCTTGCATTTTTTAATGCAGCGGGTTTGTTCCTAGTGGCCGGGGCCGAGTTTTTGGCCATGCTGCTTGTTATTGTTTACGTGGGGGCAGTGGCTGTTCTGTTCCTGTTTGTTGTGATGATGCTGGATATAGATTTCAGCAGTCTGCGTGAAGGTTTTCAGAAACACGCACCTTTAGGCGTGTGTGTTGGGGGCGTTTTGTTTGCCGAGTTGCTTATGGCGTTCAGCAACTGGAAAATGGCACCAGCCAACATTGTGGCACCTCTTAATCCTGCGCCTCAGCTTACCAATACAGAAGCTTTGGGAACTGTTATTTATACACACTATGTTTTTCTGTTTCAGGCGTGTGGGCTTGTGCTGCTGGTCGCCATGATAGGCGCTATCGTGCTGACCTTGCGTGAACGCGCCACAGGCCGTCGCCAGAATATAGATAAGCAACACGCACGCACAGTTGAAGAAACGCTGGAGCTTGTACAACTGCCACTTGGCGAAAACGTGTTTGAAAGCGGTGGTTTCCTGCGGCCCAAAGGCTCCTATTACGAAACAGCGGTTCCCGGTTCCTATGGTTCTGGAAATCAGGCTGTGGCGGAAAAAGAGGAGAACAGGCCATGA